A genomic region of Planctomycetia bacterium contains the following coding sequences:
- a CDS encoding methyltransferase domain-containing protein — MIATGWPRVRQQELMDQPGLRAEDHRRALAGLCRINQISRTASYIWRPLEQLARQVEGRKLRVLDLACGGGDVLMGCAHRLVKRGLAVELHGVDQSETAIDAAQTLSRQAGLKHVRFSRLDVLSDALPEDYDVVMSTLFFHHLADDQAALLLSRMAAAARRAVLIDDLLRSRFAYGLAWLACHTLTRSPIVRFDGPVSVRAAFTVSELRDLCGGSGMSGATFTRHWPARVLIQWNKP; from the coding sequence ATGATCGCGACCGGATGGCCCCGTGTTCGGCAACAAGAGTTGATGGATCAGCCCGGGTTGCGCGCGGAAGACCATCGACGGGCGCTCGCTGGATTGTGCCGCATCAATCAGATTAGCCGCACCGCATCCTACATCTGGCGACCATTGGAACAACTCGCGCGCCAAGTTGAGGGCCGCAAGCTGCGCGTGTTGGATCTTGCTTGTGGCGGCGGCGACGTGCTGATGGGCTGCGCTCATCGACTGGTGAAACGCGGTTTGGCCGTGGAGCTTCACGGAGTGGACCAAAGCGAGACGGCGATCGATGCCGCGCAAACGCTCTCGCGGCAAGCTGGCTTGAAGCACGTCCGATTCTCGCGACTGGACGTGCTTTCCGACGCATTGCCGGAAGACTACGACGTGGTGATGTCGACGCTGTTTTTCCATCACTTGGCCGACGATCAGGCGGCGCTACTATTATCTCGCATGGCCGCGGCAGCTCGACGGGCGGTGCTGATCGATGATCTCTTGAGATCGCGATTCGCTTATGGCCTGGCGTGGCTGGCGTGTCATACGTTGACGCGCTCGCCAATCGTGCGGTTCGACGGCCCCGTTTCCGTGCGGGCCGCCTTTACCGTCAGCGAATTGCGAGATTTGTGCGGTGGCTCCGGAATGAGTGGCGCCACATTCACGCGACATTGGCCGGCTCGGGTGCTGATTCAATGGAACAAGCCATGA